GGGACGTTATGGATCCCCACCTGGTATACAACAGAGGCTTCTAGTCAGGTGGAGCGCAGCGATCCGAGCTATGTTACATTACACCCACAGACGAATCTATCTCTGTCACCAGAGAGTACCTTGAAATGGCCGTTAGCAGGTAGGGGTGACCAGCGTATATGTATAGCAAAGTGGAATGACTGGTATGGTGTGATCGTAAGTCCTACCTTATGGCATAATGAATATGATATTTTCCGCCCAGTATTGCTATGGGTGCATGAGAAAGATATTCTGGACAAACAGCTCGTCCAGAAGCGATTATTTGATCCAGATTCAAATATAACGACTGACGTTGTTCGTAATATCACGGAAATGATGCTGACAGAAGGTAAGAGTCAAACTTTTGTAAGGAACTTGTTAGGTGAACCTCATTACATAGAAACGTCAGATAATTTGGAACAGACGGGAGTTCCAATGCAACTTGGTGTAACGTGGAGGTATGAACGTTCAGATGCCAACTTTACTGTAACATTCTCTGCGGAAGGTCAGCTCAAGCGGATGAATTGGATTTTGCCGACAAAGGGGAAGTCATGGAGCAATCTCTCTTCAGGGAATGACTACTATTTCACCTATGATTTCCTTACGACACCGCTTCCTTCTACGCTGGATTGGACTCATGTGTGGCGTAACCAAGGGGATTTGAATTTCACTTATTTGATCGGTGCGAATAAAGAGGTTCTCTTAATTAAAGGGGATGACGGTGGTTTTAGTGGTATGCATAATGATTCCAGCATATATGCGATGAATAGACACACAGGTGAGAAACTATGGCAATTAGATGCTGGATTTGGCTGGATCACGGCTAAGCTAGATCATTCAGGAGAGAATGTGACCGTCTTTTCCGATTATGACCCTGGTATGAAGGAGTATGTAACTAGAATACAACACATTCGTCTATCCGACGGTAACGTGCTGTGGCAATACAATCCTTCGTTAGGAGACGGGGGGATTGAAATGACAGCCACTCGGGATTCTATTCTTGTGTATGATCGGCAAGGACCTGAAGATACGACAAGAAAGCTGATTGTACTGGATAGTGAGACTGGCAAGGTGAAGTGGGAGAAGAAGCTGAACGATAATGATCAAATGCTAAATGATGGACAGCAGGATCAATACGTTCTTATCCAGCAGGATCAACAGCTTCAAGCGCTTGATTCAGATACGGGTTCCATAGTGTGGAAACGTGAGGTGAGCGATCAGATTGTCACCAATCCGGAGGGAGACCCTTACTATGCTGGGGGTGAACGTATCGATCCGTTTGTTCCTAGGAGTTCGAAACGTTGGGTGTTACTAGGAGATCAGTGGCTTCTAATAGATATGATCTCAGGGAAGCATCTGGCTGCGTACACTGCCAAGTTAGGGGAGCGCTTCGAGGTGATCGACGAAAGGTATCTACTAGTACAGCGATCGGCTGATCATGAGCAATTCAATGGAGATGGCGTTGAAACGATCTTCTATGATACTAAGAACAATAAGGCATTATGGACCATCAAAGGATTAGCTTCTAAGGGTGTTATAGAGGGAATCAGGATGTACCTTGTCGTCAATGGAGTTCCGACATCAGTGGATACAGAGAGTGGGAAGGTCATCTGGCAGATGGATACAACGTCTGGTGCCGGCGATTATCTTGCAGAATTTACAGTAAGTAGTTACGTGGTTACGGATCAATATCTGCTCTTGCCCTATGGTACAGACCTTTTGTTACTTGGTAAGAATGACGGTAAGGTCATCGGACGTATTCAAAATATAAGAACAGGATACGCAGAACTTCGTGAGCAAGAGACGAGGAATGGGACTATGAATAGAATAGGTAATGAGGTTTATGTTGGCACAGCTAACGGAGGTTTTACACGATTTAATATAGATAGACTATTTAATGTTGACAAAAATCGATAATTTAAATACAATGATTTCATAAGGAAACACTGTTTCCGAAACGCGCTTAAGCTTTATTTTTAAAAAAATTTTAAGGAAGTGCACCGAATCATGTCTAAACCACTGCATTCCTATAAAACTTACCCGGAAGTGAAGCTTCAACAGCAACAATTACTTCGTAAAAATGTAATCGATGCTGCGTGTCTCCTCCTTTTAGAGGAAGGTCCTGAGTCAGTTACAGTACGGCGGGTCGCTCAGAAATTAAGTTGTTCAACAAAAATTATTTACAGTATTTTTGGAAGTAAAGATGGTCTTGCCAATGAAATGTACATGGACGGATGTCGTCTATTAGCTGAAACATTTCAACAAGTACCGGACACAGCGAAAGTACTTGATGATCTAACTGCTATAAGTTGGTCTTATTGGCAATTTGCACAGCTTCATTCTGGTTATTACAAAATGATGTTCGGTGGGGCGTTATCTGATTTCAAGCCGGATGAAAAAAGCCTTGAGGGAACTACTACTGCACTATTTCGAATCCAGCAAACTGTAATACGCGCTATTGAGCAAGGTGAATTAGAAGACAATGATCCGCTACTGGTTGTCCAAATGCTTTGGTCTGCTTTACACGGGGTTATACATCTTTATTTTGCTGGTCATTTTTCTGAATTAAGTATGGCTCAAGAGGTCTATGCATTTACTCTAAATAAGACGCTCTCTGCACTAAAGACATCCTCATTTCAATCATAAAAGATTGAGTATACTGAAGTCGTTATAAGATGACTTCAGTTAATTATTAGCTTTCGGTAACAGTGTTACCGAAATAAAATTACGTTACTATGGAGGTTGATTATTATGTTCACGTATTCAAACAAAACTGCTCTCATCACAGGGGCGTCATCCGGCATTGGTGAAACATTCGCCTATTCGCTGGCAGCCAAGAAATGTAATCTCATTTTGGTCGCACGCAATGAAGAGAAATTGAAGGCATTAGCTACAGTGCTTTCAACTACCTACAAGGTTAAGATAACGGTAATTGCACTTGATCTTTCTACACCAGGCGCATCACAAGATTTACTCCATGAGGTTCAAAAGCAGCAATTAAAGGTTGATCTCTTAATTAACAATGCAGGCTTTGCTACCTATGGATACTTTGAGCAGGTTTCAGGAAATCGGCAGCATGAGGAAGTGATGCTTAATGTCACTGCTTTAGTCGATATCACGCATGCATTCATGCCTGATCTGTTACGTAATCGAGATGGTGGGTTAATCAATGTGTCTTCCACTGCCGCCTTTCAGCCGGATCCTTATATGGCAGTTTATGGAGCAACGAAAGCGTTCGTACTCTCCTTTAGTGAAGCACTTTGGGCTGAAAACCGTAAACGTGGGCTTAAGGTTCTTGCACTCTGTCCGGGCGCAACAGAAACTGCATTTTTTGATGTTGTTGACTCAAGTGAAGCATCCGTTGGCTCCAGACAAACGCCAAATACCGTCGTAAATAATGCTTTAAGAGCACTCGAGAAAGGGCGTAGTCATATTATATCCGGTCGCCAAAATTATTTAATAGCCCAGGTTTCAAGACTTTTCTCTCGTCAATTTATGTTAGGAATCGTTGAACGTACTCTCCGACCACAGAATTAAATCTAAATGCTTGCAGTGTGAATGGTAGAAAATTTCTCGAAAGAAGAAGAATGACAACCGTTTCTAATTTTTGATGAAATGGCACTCTAAGATGGTGAAGTGATTGGAAAACTATAAAAAGCAGCTCGTTCCTTGTCAAAGGATGGGCTGCTTTTGCTCATTTCCTTACTTTTTTGATGATCAAAAATATAACTTCTTCTACTAATAC
The nucleotide sequence above comes from Paenibacillus sp. IHBB 10380. Encoded proteins:
- a CDS encoding TetR/AcrR family transcriptional regulator codes for the protein MSKPLHSYKTYPEVKLQQQQLLRKNVIDAACLLLLEEGPESVTVRRVAQKLSCSTKIIYSIFGSKDGLANEMYMDGCRLLAETFQQVPDTAKVLDDLTAISWSYWQFAQLHSGYYKMMFGGALSDFKPDEKSLEGTTTALFRIQQTVIRAIEQGELEDNDPLLVVQMLWSALHGVIHLYFAGHFSELSMAQEVYAFTLNKTLSALKTSSFQS
- a CDS encoding outer membrane protein assembly factor BamB family protein, translated to MGKHPWRRYLQYGCICGVCAVIPILIWNMNQSGGIRPITSAITPTNEVQLVEPTEVNSGSLLQPGDEIRMRTRGAYFSQQLSKRTQIEALKVQYYGKEGEAFQVESVGNEMLSVQSDDRGTLWIPTWYTTEASSQVERSDPSYVTLHPQTNLSLSPESTLKWPLAGRGDQRICIAKWNDWYGVIVSPTLWHNEYDIFRPVLLWVHEKDILDKQLVQKRLFDPDSNITTDVVRNITEMMLTEGKSQTFVRNLLGEPHYIETSDNLEQTGVPMQLGVTWRYERSDANFTVTFSAEGQLKRMNWILPTKGKSWSNLSSGNDYYFTYDFLTTPLPSTLDWTHVWRNQGDLNFTYLIGANKEVLLIKGDDGGFSGMHNDSSIYAMNRHTGEKLWQLDAGFGWITAKLDHSGENVTVFSDYDPGMKEYVTRIQHIRLSDGNVLWQYNPSLGDGGIEMTATRDSILVYDRQGPEDTTRKLIVLDSETGKVKWEKKLNDNDQMLNDGQQDQYVLIQQDQQLQALDSDTGSIVWKREVSDQIVTNPEGDPYYAGGERIDPFVPRSSKRWVLLGDQWLLIDMISGKHLAAYTAKLGERFEVIDERYLLVQRSADHEQFNGDGVETIFYDTKNNKALWTIKGLASKGVIEGIRMYLVVNGVPTSVDTESGKVIWQMDTTSGAGDYLAEFTVSSYVVTDQYLLLPYGTDLLLLGKNDGKVIGRIQNIRTGYAELREQETRNGTMNRIGNEVYVGTANGGFTRFNIDRLFNVDKNR
- a CDS encoding SDR family NAD(P)-dependent oxidoreductase, which codes for MFTYSNKTALITGASSGIGETFAYSLAAKKCNLILVARNEEKLKALATVLSTTYKVKITVIALDLSTPGASQDLLHEVQKQQLKVDLLINNAGFATYGYFEQVSGNRQHEEVMLNVTALVDITHAFMPDLLRNRDGGLINVSSTAAFQPDPYMAVYGATKAFVLSFSEALWAENRKRGLKVLALCPGATETAFFDVVDSSEASVGSRQTPNTVVNNALRALEKGRSHIISGRQNYLIAQVSRLFSRQFMLGIVERTLRPQN